A genome region from Micromonospora peucetia includes the following:
- a CDS encoding DUF3631 domain-containing protein, whose amino-acid sequence MNPPTSTDQPVDGAAILDQLHACLTKYVILPSPEAVDAVALWIAATHAQTAWAHAPRLVIRAPEKRCGKSRLLDVVEGCCHDPLITVNASPAAVYRAIGTGQPPTLLVDEADTLFGGKNADANEDLRGLLNAGHQRNRPAIRWDNNTQSLEKIPTFAMAALAGIGAMPDTIEDRAVVIRMRRRAPGETVAPYRHRRDGPALRAVAQQLAGWLRANLTALEAAEPPMPVEDRAADTWEPLVAVADLAGGTWPQRARHAVTTLTAGAEEAGNVSQRVRLLADIRTAFTTLGSPTAAPTSDLLTALNGDPEAPWADSGPHGLTGKKLGDLLRDFEIRSDTIRFPVGQAKGYTRDAFTDAWQRYCPAPETPSTGLSVPSVPTSFPQVIPGTDNPPGTDRSVPRHTLTAAPGTH is encoded by the coding sequence CGTCGACGCGGTGGCGTTGTGGATCGCCGCGACCCACGCCCAAACCGCATGGGCACACGCCCCCCGACTGGTCATCCGCGCACCGGAAAAGCGGTGCGGCAAGTCGCGGCTGCTCGACGTGGTGGAGGGCTGCTGCCACGACCCGCTAATCACGGTCAACGCCTCACCCGCCGCCGTCTACCGAGCCATCGGCACCGGCCAACCGCCAACCCTGCTCGTAGACGAAGCCGACACCCTGTTCGGCGGGAAGAACGCCGACGCCAACGAAGACCTACGCGGCCTGCTCAACGCCGGCCACCAACGCAACCGCCCCGCGATCCGCTGGGACAACAACACGCAAAGCTTGGAAAAGATCCCCACCTTCGCCATGGCCGCCCTCGCCGGCATCGGCGCGATGCCCGACACCATCGAAGACCGCGCCGTCGTCATCCGCATGCGCCGCCGCGCCCCCGGCGAAACCGTCGCCCCCTACCGGCACCGCCGCGACGGCCCCGCCCTACGCGCCGTCGCCCAGCAACTGGCCGGATGGCTACGCGCCAACCTCACCGCACTCGAAGCCGCGGAACCGCCCATGCCCGTAGAGGACCGGGCCGCCGACACCTGGGAACCCCTCGTTGCCGTCGCCGACCTCGCCGGGGGCACCTGGCCCCAGCGTGCTCGACACGCCGTCACCACCCTCACCGCCGGAGCCGAGGAAGCCGGCAACGTTTCCCAGCGAGTACGGCTGCTCGCCGACATCCGCACCGCCTTCACCACCCTCGGCAGCCCAACCGCCGCGCCCACCTCAGACCTACTCACGGCGCTCAACGGAGACCCCGAAGCACCCTGGGCCGACAGCGGCCCCCACGGACTCACCGGCAAGAAACTCGGCGACCTGCTCCGCGACTTCGAGATCCGCTCCGACACGATCCGCTTCCCTGTAGGCCAGGCCAAGGGCTACACCCGAGACGCCTTCACCGACGCCTGGCAGCGCTACTGCCCCGCACCCGAAACCCCTTCCACCGGGTTATCCGTCCCATCCGTACCAACCTCGTTTCCGCAGGTCATCCCCGGTACGGATAACCCCCCTGGTACGGATCGATCCGTACCACGACACACCCTCACCGCCGCCCCTGGTACGCATTAA
- a CDS encoding beta family protein: MRNVQGAAMARYWPVLKAREGEFKALGKLRDHDVSRIHPLFEVNPSGDGPTKAGLNFVRKIREAAPAGLVLGVDTTYVRVNDDGQPLIREIANDLAQWGIPIAPVIRLHDSDEHLSACGEAARLHNETAIVRLGSDTTDPDPVADAPRISRALSIAKISTDRCHLVVDMAEVSSDRDVSRAELAVRNVLDSLDSQGWASIVVVSGAMPSAISTLPRNEATPLTRWDWKLWKRLADRSPDFGDYAIAHPALPGTGARGPLPSLRYTASDNWWIYRWARYETGGNDSFYDLCQALVASGHWPAEGSDFSWGDSELARCARRQPGPGGATQWRAWGTSHHLTHVMGELASPPAS, encoded by the coding sequence ATGCGGAACGTACAGGGGGCGGCTATGGCTCGATACTGGCCTGTGCTCAAGGCTCGCGAAGGCGAGTTCAAAGCGCTTGGAAAACTCCGGGACCACGACGTCAGCCGCATACATCCCCTGTTCGAGGTCAACCCCTCGGGTGATGGTCCCACCAAGGCGGGTCTCAACTTCGTACGCAAGATCCGAGAGGCGGCGCCAGCTGGCCTGGTCCTCGGAGTGGACACCACGTACGTCAGAGTCAACGATGATGGCCAACCACTGATCAGGGAGATCGCCAACGACCTGGCACAGTGGGGAATTCCTATCGCGCCGGTCATCCGCCTGCACGACTCAGACGAACATCTGTCCGCATGCGGTGAGGCGGCTCGCCTTCACAACGAAACAGCTATTGTCCGCCTCGGCAGCGATACCACAGATCCCGACCCGGTCGCTGACGCGCCTCGTATATCTAGAGCTCTGTCAATCGCCAAGATCAGTACCGACCGTTGCCACTTGGTAGTGGACATGGCCGAGGTCTCATCCGACAGAGACGTCAGCCGAGCGGAGCTGGCCGTCAGGAACGTGCTCGACTCGCTGGACAGCCAGGGGTGGGCATCCATCGTGGTGGTATCTGGCGCCATGCCGTCCGCCATCTCAACTCTCCCTCGCAACGAAGCGACACCTCTAACGAGATGGGATTGGAAGCTCTGGAAACGGCTAGCCGACCGCAGCCCAGATTTTGGCGACTACGCCATCGCACATCCAGCTCTGCCAGGAACTGGGGCCCGCGGTCCTCTGCCCAGCCTCAGGTACACCGCGAGCGACAACTGGTGGATCTACCGTTGGGCCCGTTACGAGACCGGCGGTAACGACAGCTTCTACGACCTGTGCCAAGCCCTAGTCGCATCCGGCCATTGGCCAGCCGAGGGCTCAGACTTCTCGTGGGGCGACAGCGAGCTCGCGCGGTGCGCCAGACGTCAGCCTGGCCCAGGGGGCGCCACACAGTGGCGAGCATGGGGAACCTCCCATCACCTCACGCATGTCATGGGCGAGTTGGCCAGTCCTCCCGCGTCCTAA
- a CDS encoding sce7726 family protein: MRDSDIRLALTARLATKYESQPDTQIRHELGLCAGRTRVDVAVINGHISGFEIKSDQDKLTRLEVQAELYSRVLDRASLVTTDRYLDQAAEMVPPWWGVWLALPGKRVVRLRNVRRGSRNPSPNPFSVAQLLWRDEAMALLRERGNHRGLSKAPRWFVWERLAETLELGELQAEVRRVLRTREDWPTRP; encoded by the coding sequence ATGCGCGATAGCGATATCCGTCTGGCGCTAACGGCTCGTCTCGCCACGAAGTACGAATCGCAGCCCGATACTCAGATCCGGCATGAATTGGGTCTCTGTGCTGGTCGAACCCGAGTCGATGTGGCTGTCATTAACGGTCACATATCGGGTTTTGAAATTAAAAGCGACCAGGACAAGTTGACCCGGCTAGAGGTCCAGGCCGAGTTGTATAGCCGGGTGCTGGATCGGGCCTCGTTAGTGACGACGGACCGATACTTGGACCAGGCTGCCGAAATGGTTCCCCCTTGGTGGGGGGTGTGGCTCGCTCTTCCTGGTAAGCGCGTGGTCCGGCTTCGGAATGTCCGCCGCGGCAGCCGTAATCCAAGTCCCAATCCATTTTCTGTGGCCCAATTGCTCTGGCGGGATGAAGCGATGGCTCTCCTGCGTGAGCGAGGCAATCACCGCGGCCTGTCCAAGGCGCCGAGATGGTTCGTCTGGGAACGCCTCGCCGAGACCCTAGAGCTGGGGGAGTTGCAGGCGGAGGTGCGGCGCGTGCTTAGGACGCGGGAGGACTGGCCAACTCGCCCATGA